The Candidatus Polarisedimenticolaceae bacterium nucleotide sequence CGCCTTCCTTGGCGGCGGGCTGCTGCGCCGGATCCTGCGCGGGGTCGTTCCCGGCCATCATTTCCTGCGCGTAGACCGAGCAGAACTCGGCGTATTTCGTTCCCATCAGGGCGGTGTACTTGCGCCCCGCACACTCGCGCGCCGCGATCTCCTGCGCCTGCGGCGGACATTGCTGCGCGACGAACTTCAGGTTCTCGCCGGCGACCGCGCGATCGCAGACCTTCTTGCGCAGCGCGTCGGGAGTCGTGCCGCAGAAGGTGCTCGCCTCCGCGATGCCGCGCGTGGTGTCGCCGGCCTTGAAGGAGATCCCGGAGAACCCTTCCTCGGTCTCGATCGAGCCGCAGAACATCCCCTTGTACTCGGGGCCCTTGCAGAAGGCGTTTTCGCCGACGAAGGCCATCGCGACGCCCTGCTTCGCCTGGACCGCGCAGTTCTGCGCCATGGCGTTGGCGCCCTGGACCTCGGCGTCGCGCTGCATCTTGCCGAACTTGCGGGCCTGCTCGTTCGCGTCGCAGGGTTCGCCGAGTCGCTTCCCCGACATCTTCATCGTCATCGCGCCCTCGGCCATCGTCATCGACATCTGGCCCTTGTAGGCGTTCGGACCCAGCGAGGTGATCTCCCCCTTCCCCTTCATGACCGGGGTCTTGCACTCCATCGCCCACGACATCCCGGAGGCGGAGGTCTTGAGGTCGTACATCGTGCAGTTGCCGTCGGTGGGGATCCCGGGGGGCTCGTTCCAGTTCTCGAGGGGCTTGCAGAAGACCTGCGTCTGGGGGGGCATCGTCATCGAGTGCTCGCCGGTCATCGAGACCTCGACCGTCGATTCCCAGGTCTCCCCGGGCTTGGGCGGGAGGTCGGCGGAGGCGGCGAGAACGAACGCGGCGGCCATCAGGATCATGGGTTCACCTCACCTCGGTTGTTCCGCGGGGAAGATACGCACAATCCCCGCATCCTCCGTCAGTCGGCCTTCTTCTTCCTGCCGAGCGCGAGATCCTCGACGACCTCGCCCTTCTTGAGGTGTTCGTCGACGATGCGGTCGACCCCCTTGGGGTCGCACCCGCCGTAGAAGACGCCTTCGGGATGCACCGCGGCGATCGGTCCGGCGGAGCAGATCCCGAAGCACCGTGCCCGCGAGGCCATCACGCCTCCCGCGCCGTCGAGCTTCTCGTCGGAAAGGCGCGCCTCGAGGTGTTTCCACGCGCGCTTCATCTGCTTCGCGGAGGCGCACCCTTCCTTGCGGGTGTCGCCGCACATCACGACGTGGCGCGCGGGCGGGGTGAACTTCACGTCGTGGGGCCTGGTCTTCTTTCCCATGACGGGGGACGGTACCACGATCCCCGGGCGCGAGGCGCCCCCGGGGGATCGGTTTTCGGACCGGAACGTCCCGCCGGACGGACGGCTCCGAAAGGGCCGACGATCCGGTTGAGCAATGTTCAAAGCCACAATAACGTCATTGAGAGTCCGAGGGGATCGTGCCACCTTCCTGAAAGCCATGAGCGTCGCCCAGGATTCGATCGGCGGCCTTCGGCGCCGCGCGGAGGAGAGACGGTCCCGCCGTCTCGAGATCCGCTTCGGCCCGGAGTCGTTCGAATCCCGCGGCTACTCCCGCAACGTGAGCGGTCGCGGGATGTTCCTCGCCTCGCCGAAGGTGTACGCGCCCGGCACGCTGCTCAAGGTCCGCGTCGAGACGCTCGCGGGCACGTTCGAGCGCTGGGCGCGGGTGACCTGGGCGCGGCGCATGCCCCCGGAGTTCGCCCACACGAAGCCGACGGGAATGGGCCTCCGCGTCTTCGACGGCGGGCCGGCGTGGGCGGCGGCGTGCGGTGCGGCGAAGGTGCAGAATGGGGTCGGAGCCTGACCCGTTCGGAAGCTCCTGGCCGAGGAGGTTCCCATGATGACCCTCGAACTCCGCGACGACGAGTGCCGTCACCTCAAGGCGTGTCTCGAGTCCGCCCTCAAGGAGCTGCGGCACGAGATCGCGCGCACCGAGCACCGCGAGTTCCGCGAGATGCTGCTCGACCGGGAGCGTGTGCTCACGGAGGTGGCGGAGAGGATTCCGGCGCCGGTTTCGGCGTGAGGACCTTCGCGAGGTTGTCGGCGTAGAGCGGAACGTCGGGGCGGAGCCGCACCGCCTCGCGCAGTTGCGCCTCCGCCTCGGCCGTCTCCCCGAGTTCGTGGAGAATCAGCCCGAGGTCGTTGCGCGCCTCGGGGAACTCCGGCCGCTCGCGCAACGCGGCCCGGTACGCCTCGACCGCCTCGAGCGCCCTCCCGGCCCGGGCATAGGCGTAACCGAGCCCTTTCCACGCGTCGGCGGAATGCGGCGCCTTCCGCAGCGCCTCGAGGAACCGGCCCGCGGCCTCGTCCAGGCGCCCGGCGACCGCGAGCGCGTTGCCGAGGTTGATCCGCGCGTCGAGACGCTCCGCGTCGAGCTCCACCGCGCGTCCGCAACTCGCGATCGCCTCCGCGTACCGTCCGGACGCGGCGTGCGCCTGGCAGAGGAACTCCCACGCGATCGCGCTCCTCGGCGACTTCGACGCCGTGTCGGTCCAGAGGGTCACGCCGTCCTTCCACACCGCGTTGCGCGCGACCGTGACGGTCCCGAGAGTGAGTACGAGCGCGGCGAGGGCCCAGCGGAAGGGCGCCGGCGCGCGCCCGGCCAGGGCGGCGAGCGCGAGGCCGAATCCGAGCGCGGGGAGGTAGAGGTAGCGGTCGGCGAAGATCGCGGAGCCGGCCGGGCGCACGACGAGCACCGGGAGCAGCGGCAGGGCGACGAGCGTCGCCGCCGCCACCAGCAGCGGTCGCCGCCGCGCGGCATAGACGATCGCGGCGAAGGCGAGTACCGCCGCGAGCGCGAGCGCCGCCCGGACCGACACGATCGACGGTACCGCCTCGAGCGCCGAAAGCGCGTTCAGCGGATGCGGCCAGGCGAGCTTGACGAGATAACGCGCGAGCAGCTCGGCGGCGGTCACGAGCCAGGGGGCGCCGCCGGTGGGGAAGGTCTCGCGTCCCGGCGCGAGCCCGCCGAGGGCCCACAGCCGCACGGGGAGGTAGGCGAGGAGGACGACCGCGAACGGCAGGAGCCGGCGAAGGGGACGTGGCTCCCGTCGCGGCGAGATCCCCTCGACGACCGCGAGGAAGACCGGGAGGACGACGGCGGTCTCCTTGGCGAGCAGCGCCGAGGCGAAGGCGATCGCGGCGGCGAGGCGCCGATCCCGCAGGTAGAGGACGACGGTCGCGAGGCCGAAGACGGTGACCGTGAGGTCGGTGACCCCGCAGTTCCACGCGACCGCCTCGCTCCCCGCGGGGTGCACGGCGAAGATCGCGGCGGCGGCGGCGGGGCACCACCCGGGGAGCCCGGCATCGAGCCGGCGCACGAGCTCGACCGACGCGGCGTACGCCAGGACCACCGCCGCGACGTGCCACAGGACGTTCACGAGGTGGAACCCCCAGGGGTCCGGACCCAGGACCTGCCGGGTCGCGAGGAACGAGAGGTTCATCCAGGGTCGGTAGTAGAGGGGGAGAAAGTCCGGGTTGAACCCCCCGGGGTGGTTGGCGAGGATCTCCGGCAGGAAGCTCCAGGCCTGAAGCCACGGGTTGGCGACGATCTGCGCGAGGTCGTCGTAGACGAAGCCGTTGCGAAGCGTGTTCGCGTAGACGGCGAACGCGAGGGCGGCCAAAGCCGCGGCCGTGCCGGGTCGGAACGTCGCTCGCGTGTCGGCCACCGGCGGATTCTAGATGCGGCCTGCTACCTTTCGGCGCTCATGATCGCCCTCGGCAACGTCTCCAAGCAGTACGGACGCCGGCTCCTGCTGGTCGACGCGTCCTTCCAGCTCAACCCCGGGGAGAAGGTCGGCCTCGTCGGCCCCAACGGCGCGGGGAAAACGACCGTCTTCCGGATGATCGCGGGGGAGGAAGAGCCCGACGCCGGGGAGGTCTCGATCCCGAAGCGGCTGACGATCGGGTACTTCCGGCAGGACGTCGAGGCGATGGGGGGGCGGAGCGTCCTCGACGAGGCGATCGCCGGGAGCGGGCGCCTGGGAGACCTTCACCACGAGCTCGCCGACCTCGAGAAGGCGATGACCGATCCCGGCCGCGCGGACGAGATGGAGTCCGTCCTCGAGCGGTTCGGCGAGGTGCAGCAGGAGTACCAGGAGCGCGGGGGGTACGAGCTCGAGGCGCGCGCGCGCGAGGTCCTCCACGGCCTGGCCTTCCGCGACGCGGTCATCGACGGCGACGCCGCCGCGCTGTCGGGGGGCTGGAAGATGCGGGTCGCGATGGCCAAGGTCCTCCTCGGCGACCCCGACGTCCTGCTGATGGATGAGCCGACCAACCACCTCGACCTCGAGTCGATCCTCTGGCTCGAATCGTTCCTGAAGTCGTCCCGCGCGGCGCTTCTCATGACCTGCCACGATCGCGACTTCATGAACCGCGTCGTCTCGCGGATCGTCGAGATCGACGGCGGCTCGCTCGTCTCGTATTCGGGAGACTACGACTTCTACGAGCGCGAGCGCGCCGTCCGGGAGACCCAGCTCGAGGCGGCCTTCGACCGCCAGCAGGCGATGCTGGCCAAAGAGCAGCGGTTCATCGAGCGCTTCGCCGCCCATGCCGCGAAGGCCGCGCAGGTGCAGAGCCGCGTGAAGAAGCTCGAGAAGATCGAGACGATCGAGCTGCCGAAGCGCCGCAAGCTGGTGAACTTCGATTTCCGGAAGCCGCCCCGCTCGGGGGACGACGTGGCGATGCTGACCGGGGTTTCGAAGCGCTACGGCGACCTCGTCGTCTACGACCGGTTGGACTTCACGATCCGCCGCGGCGAGCGGTATTGCGTCATGGGGCGCAACGGCGCGGGGAAAACGACGCTCCTGAAGATGATCGCCGGGGCCGCCGCGCCCGACTCCGGGGAGGTTCGCCTCGGGGCCTCGCTGGCGATGGGGTATTTCTCCCAGCAGGCGCTCGACCTGCTCGACCCGGCGCTCACCGTGTTCGAGCAGCTCCAGAAGGACTTCCCGCTCGAGACGCAAGGGACCCTCCGGGCACTGGCGGGTGCCTTCCAGTTCTCGGGGGACGACGTCGACAAGCGCGTCGCGGTTCTCTCCGGCGGGGAGAAGTCCCGCCTGGTCCTCGCGCGGATGCTCCTGAACCCGCCGAACTTCCTCGTGCTCGACGAGCCGACGAACCACCTCGACCTCGAGACCAAGGAGATGCTCATCCGCGCGCTCGCCGACTACGAGGGGACGATCCTCTTCGTCTCCCACGACCGCGAGTTCCTGCGTGCGTTGTCGAACCGGGTGCTCGAGCTCCACCCCGACGACGGCGACCGGCGACCGAAGGTCTACCTCGGCGGGTACTCCGAGTGGGTCGCGGCGACGGGGCAGGAGGCGCCGGGGGTTCACGGGTAGCGGGAATACTCCGGTTATCCCGACGCGCGACGCGTACCTATCCATACGGACGGACCGGCACCACGCCGGACGACCCGACGTAGCGATCCGGCCCGGGAATGGAGCCGAGGTCATGTCGGGCACAATAAAGTCGTCAGGGCTCCTTGCGGTCGTCGCGATCGTCGGCATCGCGGCGGCGACCGCAGGCAAACCCGCACCGCCCCCACCGCCGATTCCCCCGGAAGACCCCGCGATCACCTATGTCGCCAACTCGTCGATCATGATCGCCGACGCCGACGGCTCGAACCCCTGGGTTCTGCTCCCTCCGGTCGACGTCCACCCCAAGAGGGGCCCGTACTCGTGGCACAACAACCCCTCGTGGTCGCCGGAC carries:
- a CDS encoding DUF3617 family protein; this translates as MILMAAAFVLAASADLPPKPGETWESTVEVSMTGEHSMTMPPQTQVFCKPLENWNEPPGIPTDGNCTMYDLKTSASGMSWAMECKTPVMKGKGEITSLGPNAYKGQMSMTMAEGAMTMKMSGKRLGEPCDANEQARKFGKMQRDAEVQGANAMAQNCAVQAKQGVAMAFVGENAFCKGPEYKGMFCGSIETEEGFSGISFKAGDTTRGIAEASTFCGTTPDALRKKVCDRAVAGENLKFVAQQCPPQAQEIAARECAGRKYTALMGTKYAEFCSVYAQEMMAGNDPAQDPAQQPAAKEGAKEKGKKLLKGLFGK
- a CDS encoding PilZ domain-containing protein; its protein translation is MSVAQDSIGGLRRRAEERRSRRLEIRFGPESFESRGYSRNVSGRGMFLASPKVYAPGTLLKVRVETLAGTFERWARVTWARRMPPEFAHTKPTGMGLRVFDGGPAWAAACGAAKVQNGVGA
- a CDS encoding tetratricopeptide repeat protein, whose amino-acid sequence is MADTRATFRPGTAAALAALAFAVYANTLRNGFVYDDLAQIVANPWLQAWSFLPEILANHPGGFNPDFLPLYYRPWMNLSFLATRQVLGPDPWGFHLVNVLWHVAAVVLAYAASVELVRRLDAGLPGWCPAAAAAIFAVHPAGSEAVAWNCGVTDLTVTVFGLATVVLYLRDRRLAAAIAFASALLAKETAVVLPVFLAVVEGISPRREPRPLRRLLPFAVVLLAYLPVRLWALGGLAPGRETFPTGGAPWLVTAAELLARYLVKLAWPHPLNALSALEAVPSIVSVRAALALAAVLAFAAIVYAARRRPLLVAAATLVALPLLPVLVVRPAGSAIFADRYLYLPALGFGLALAALAGRAPAPFRWALAALVLTLGTVTVARNAVWKDGVTLWTDTASKSPRSAIAWEFLCQAHAASGRYAEAIASCGRAVELDAERLDARINLGNALAVAGRLDEAAGRFLEALRKAPHSADAWKGLGYAYARAGRALEAVEAYRAALRERPEFPEARNDLGLILHELGETAEAEAQLREAVRLRPDVPLYADNLAKVLTPKPAPESSPPPP
- a CDS encoding ABC-F family ATP-binding cassette domain-containing protein; the encoded protein is MIALGNVSKQYGRRLLLVDASFQLNPGEKVGLVGPNGAGKTTVFRMIAGEEEPDAGEVSIPKRLTIGYFRQDVEAMGGRSVLDEAIAGSGRLGDLHHELADLEKAMTDPGRADEMESVLERFGEVQQEYQERGGYELEARAREVLHGLAFRDAVIDGDAAALSGGWKMRVAMAKVLLGDPDVLLMDEPTNHLDLESILWLESFLKSSRAALLMTCHDRDFMNRVVSRIVEIDGGSLVSYSGDYDFYERERAVRETQLEAAFDRQQAMLAKEQRFIERFAAHAAKAAQVQSRVKKLEKIETIELPKRRKLVNFDFRKPPRSGDDVAMLTGVSKRYGDLVVYDRLDFTIRRGERYCVMGRNGAGKTTLLKMIAGAAAPDSGEVRLGASLAMGYFSQQALDLLDPALTVFEQLQKDFPLETQGTLRALAGAFQFSGDDVDKRVAVLSGGEKSRLVLARMLLNPPNFLVLDEPTNHLDLETKEMLIRALADYEGTILFVSHDREFLRALSNRVLELHPDDGDRRPKVYLGGYSEWVAATGQEAPGVHG